The proteins below come from a single Arthrobacter crystallopoietes genomic window:
- a CDS encoding DMT family transporter → MTRPRDSNAAPDAVAPDGHGPSHGDIRVPAVLALLLAVFGGIGLAVQGRLNSELGVQLQDRIGAALISFGTGFIAVLVFATVLPSARARLRRVPSLFRQRRYPPWYLLAGLIGAFYVFTQTVAVGPIGLSLFTIAVVSGQLASGLVVDRLGLGSGKKIPVNGVRIAGAVLALAAAVTAALPHFGNSLNTGLLVLLMLLPLAAGLMQSVQQGMLGQIAMAHGSPVISTLFNFGTGTMALLAVWTIQAGLSGQAGLLTPQWWLYTGGPLGTLVLGAATLSVANTGVLLTSLGMIGGQLVGSLVLDILWPTAGSLVGGATIAGILLTSLALVIASRPWRGK, encoded by the coding sequence GTGACCAGACCCCGTGATAGCAATGCCGCACCTGATGCCGTGGCACCTGACGGTCACGGCCCGTCCCACGGCGATATCCGGGTGCCGGCAGTGCTGGCTTTGCTCCTGGCTGTGTTCGGCGGCATTGGGCTGGCGGTCCAGGGACGGCTCAACAGCGAGCTGGGCGTGCAGCTGCAGGACCGAATCGGTGCCGCATTGATCAGCTTCGGCACCGGCTTCATCGCGGTGCTGGTGTTCGCTACGGTTCTTCCGTCCGCGCGCGCCCGCCTGCGTCGGGTGCCCAGCCTGTTCCGGCAACGCAGGTACCCGCCGTGGTATTTGCTGGCCGGACTGATCGGTGCGTTTTACGTTTTTACGCAGACCGTGGCCGTTGGTCCCATCGGCCTGTCGCTGTTCACGATCGCCGTGGTCAGCGGCCAGCTGGCCTCCGGCCTGGTTGTCGACCGGTTGGGCCTTGGTTCGGGCAAGAAGATTCCGGTCAACGGTGTACGGATCGCCGGTGCCGTGCTGGCCTTGGCGGCCGCGGTGACAGCGGCGCTGCCGCATTTCGGGAACTCCCTTAACACCGGTTTGTTGGTCCTGCTCATGCTGCTGCCGTTGGCGGCGGGGCTGATGCAAAGCGTGCAGCAGGGCATGCTGGGACAGATCGCAATGGCGCATGGCAGCCCGGTCATTTCCACCCTGTTCAACTTCGGCACCGGCACCATGGCACTGCTGGCAGTATGGACAATCCAGGCTGGGCTCAGCGGGCAGGCCGGACTCCTAACCCCGCAGTGGTGGCTGTATACCGGTGGGCCGCTGGGGACGCTGGTGCTTGGCGCGGCCACCCTCAGCGTGGCGAACACCGGCGTTCTGCTCACCAGCCTGGGCATGATCGGCGGCCAACTGGTGGGCTCGCTGGTCCTGGACATCCTCTGGCCCACGGCCGGAAGCCTCGTTGGCGGAGCAACCATTGCCGGCATCTTACTGACCTCGTTGGCGCTGGTCATCGCCTCCCGGCCGTGGCGCGGAAAATAG
- a CDS encoding GTP pyrophosphokinase, with product MGTHWDRLDEDLRPSVEASTDEFGRIRPELEAVTRDMQTTIRDIFQETELKPLFVTARTKTVASFREKASRTLPPAVAGDTPTLEYPDPLRDMHDMVGVRVIVSLPHEIREAAGLIKRQRSEFDIRADREKDIGSIESGTYGYSSRHLLIRTIQNPAVKRFQEALGEPARPNGSHVFEVQIRTILAHAWSEIEHDIRFKASNPRAWSPYFDRQFTATAAMLEAVESTFSELHERYETVTGYWDEEGEGAAPLTPRRIREVWQTLLPHVDRKSDDDWGWAAELLAAHGLKTTTNLVDLLQAEVITKVREALEHRYSPGPDRLLDDVLLWRFGKRHIELTAGDDNHRRESLQRRHRQMETFRTAS from the coding sequence ATGGGAACGCATTGGGACCGGCTGGATGAAGATCTGCGACCGTCCGTTGAAGCCAGCACCGATGAGTTCGGACGTATACGCCCTGAGCTCGAAGCAGTCACCCGCGACATGCAGACGACCATCCGGGACATCTTCCAAGAGACCGAGCTAAAGCCGCTGTTCGTCACGGCCCGGACCAAAACCGTCGCCTCGTTCCGGGAAAAGGCTTCCCGCACCCTGCCGCCTGCCGTCGCCGGTGATACGCCAACCCTCGAATACCCGGATCCGCTGCGCGATATGCACGACATGGTCGGTGTCCGGGTGATTGTCAGCCTGCCGCACGAGATCCGCGAAGCGGCCGGCCTGATCAAACGCCAGCGCAGCGAATTCGACATCCGTGCCGACCGGGAGAAGGACATCGGTTCCATCGAGTCCGGCACGTACGGCTACTCCAGCAGGCATCTGCTCATCCGCACCATCCAGAACCCAGCGGTCAAGCGCTTCCAGGAGGCACTCGGCGAACCGGCCAGGCCCAACGGCAGCCATGTTTTCGAGGTCCAGATCCGCACCATCCTGGCCCATGCCTGGTCCGAGATCGAGCACGACATCCGTTTCAAAGCCTCCAACCCGAGGGCATGGAGTCCCTATTTCGACCGGCAGTTCACCGCCACGGCCGCAATGCTCGAGGCAGTGGAATCCACGTTCTCCGAACTGCATGAGCGCTACGAGACGGTTACCGGTTATTGGGACGAAGAAGGTGAAGGCGCGGCGCCGCTGACACCGCGGCGGATCCGCGAAGTGTGGCAGACGCTGCTGCCCCACGTGGACCGCAAGTCCGACGACGACTGGGGCTGGGCCGCCGAACTCCTGGCCGCACACGGATTGAAGACCACCACAAACCTCGTCGACCTGCTCCAGGCGGAGGTGATTACCAAGGTTCGCGAGGCGTTGGAACACCGCTACTCCCCCGGCCCGGACCGACTGCTCGACGACGTGCTGCTATGGCGGTTCGGTAAACGCCACATTGAACTGACCGCCGGTGACGACAACCACCGGCGAGAAAGCCTGCAGCGCCGCCACCGGCAGATGGAAACGTTCCGCACTGCGAGCTAA
- a CDS encoding MerR family transcriptional regulator, with product MEWSIQEVARAAGATSRTLRHYQDIGLLPPSRIGHNGYRYYDDGSLLTLQRILLLRQLGLGLPEIAKVVHGRTETTAALRGHLEILLQERDRIERQIASVQSTINKTERGVQLMADEMFDGFDHTKYKEEVEERWGQDAYAKGDQWWRNLSSDERTAWVDRTKDLMAAWTAAAASGIPADSAEAQNLAQRQFDWLASANGGQEISYGYFTGLGDTYAADPRFGANYGGDAGARFVRDAMKIYADRHLTT from the coding sequence ATGGAGTGGTCCATTCAAGAGGTCGCCAGGGCCGCCGGCGCTACCAGCAGGACGCTGCGCCACTACCAGGACATCGGCCTGCTGCCTCCCAGCCGTATCGGCCACAACGGGTACCGCTATTACGACGACGGCTCTTTGCTGACGCTGCAGCGCATCCTGCTGCTGCGGCAACTGGGTCTGGGTCTGCCGGAGATTGCCAAGGTGGTGCACGGCCGCACCGAAACGACTGCCGCGCTGCGCGGGCACCTGGAAATCCTTCTCCAGGAACGGGACCGGATCGAACGCCAGATCGCATCAGTCCAGTCAACAATCAACAAGACGGAAAGAGGCGTGCAGCTGATGGCTGACGAAATGTTCGATGGTTTCGACCATACAAAGTACAAAGAGGAGGTTGAAGAACGCTGGGGCCAGGATGCCTATGCCAAGGGCGACCAGTGGTGGCGCAATCTGAGTTCGGACGAACGCACGGCCTGGGTGGACCGGACGAAGGACCTCATGGCGGCCTGGACCGCCGCGGCAGCATCAGGCATCCCGGCCGACAGCGCGGAAGCCCAGAACCTGGCCCAACGGCAGTTCGACTGGCTCGCCAGTGCGAACGGCGGTCAGGAAATCTCGTACGGGTACTTCACCGGACTGGGCGACACGTATGCGGCGGACCCGCGTTTCGGCGCGAACTACGGCGGCGACGCGGGCGCCCGCTTCGTCCGGGACGCGATGAAAATCTATGCGGACCGCCATCTGACCACGTAG